The window caacctatcagaactaagtaagggttctgttagaggaaaccatcacacaaggcGTATGGGATTTccgccttttgaatgaactggctgtctcttgttgtaaacttcttgtgcaataacagctatgatcctccccatttaccatgcatctccatgttatgtgtacatgtaatctcacgattgcatctcaatcttgggcacaactttccctatacatttggggtcaTTGGACAACTTACCCCAGCAGTGTatattttttcattaacatatctggccagggccattctccagacaaaaatatttcagcaaagatTCCTTTTTCCAAGAATaaaaactgcacatagataaacgttagctcatctcactcacagagAAAAGAACCACCAACAATTAAATGCTCAACCACTTACCTTCACCCCAGGTtgtttacacaagaccctaacttaagatttactgctcacattcctggaatgaggttttagccatttgctagttactgagttaaggcagttacttcccactgacccaaggagattgcctaCAAGGTCAGACAggtgataggtgccaagcttccttcttgtgcaaattaagttttaattcctccttagccaggtgctattcctagatttttctcctcagcaattactgaatgaaagtgcttttactaaccaaatactaCATGCTCTGACATAGGTGGCTTAGCCACCTCGcatatgtccccctccctatcagaaagcagctgcagctgggatgaGCGGGAAAAGCGGCgccaaagacagtttactttctgGTGACTTACTGACCCCTAACGTTCTACCTCACCATTTCTAGATTagagtttgagcacataaattccctaattgatcttagcctttagttgaccctaccagagaactcccctttagtcactccccttttgggttgcaattggaagctgacaattgctttatgtgtgggtccTCATCACCTCTCTCTGTGACACTGAAAACTTCAAGTCTCGCATTGCTTTACTGAAAATTACTGTGTGGGTGTATAGACTGGTTCTCTGAGAACACTGGGAGAATTGAtggagaacaaagatgaggacagaTGGAAAGAACTGGGTAGAATGATGAGAACAGCAGGGGGGACCGGGAGCAGGGGGGACCGGGAGCAGGGGGGACCGGGAGCAGGGGGGACCGGGAGCAGGGGGGACCGGGAGCAGGGGGGACCGGGAGCAGGGGGGACCGGGAGCAGGGGGGACCGGGAGGCGCTAagtgagagagcagaaaagaaactgtgcaggaaattgacttagaagaataaagtgagtggactaaagaactcagtgtgcttagattcattgactATCCCTCAGATTccaatcctcagctggttggtgGACCcttccatggaccctgggagcaaacaatataggctggacctatTGTTTGTGTTACAAAGCCTCTAAGTAACTATCTCCCTTTCCAGCTGAGCACCtgacaaagtctctctctctctctctctctctctctctctctctctctctctctctctgtgtgtgtgtgtgtgtgtgtgtgtgtgtgtgtgacagagagacagagagacagagagacagagagacagagagacagagagacagagagacagagagacagagagacagagagacagagagacagacagagagatgtcTATGTGACaggtctctgtgtgcatgtgtgtgatatgtcCTTGTACATATGGTCAGTGCACTCTCCtgaatatgcatacacatatgtgtaggtcagaagaccaCATCAGGTTTTGGTCCCTACCTtgcatcttgtttgagacagggtctctccttgttGTTCCTTTGTTTATCCCAGGTCAGCTTCTGGGTATTCTCCCCAGctctacctcccatctcacctTTGAAGCATTGGGATTTCCAATATTCACGCCCATTCCAGGCTTTTACTTGCATTCTGGAGATTCAAAGCCAGGTCTTCACACTTAGTACTTTACCCAtggtgccatctccccagcccccgaCTGGATGTTTTTAATGAGAAATATTTGATACTTGCTACTTTGCATTTTGGGTCCTTTTTTTTGTGCTTTATAGAAGCGCTTTATTTGAAGAAATATTATAGCATATAAAAACTACATAAAATCTTGCTTGCCACCTGCACAGTGGCGGATCTGATaaaatgcagaattaaaagcaaaatactTTAAGATTCAGAATGCACAAAGTACTGTAgggcttggtcacaaagcaaccCTCACACAAACAGCTTAGCGTCAACCATGGCCACAGACACTGCACAACCTTTCAAATGATGGGCTCAACAGGTTAAAAAACACAGTATCTGTGCACCTGGGGCTCTGGGAGAGCGCAGAACTAGTTCATCTTCTTAGTCTCATGTACTTGAGCTGCAGCTGCGCCAGGCTCCTGAGCTTTGGCCAACATACAGAGCTTGATCTCCAGGCCAATGGCTTtggccagcggtggtggcacagcaTTACCCACCTGCCGGTGTCTGGCCAAGATGTTGCCGAAGAACCGGTAGGTGTCCGGAAAGCCCTGGGAGCGGGCACACTCCCGCACACTCACCACGCGGTGCTGCTCTGGGTGGAGCACGCGGCCCTGCTTCCCCATGGGCTCAGGGTTAGTGATAGTGGTGCCGAAGAAGCCATCCCACTCCAGGCGCCCGTAGAGACCGGCCCAGTGGTTTTGCCGGTTCCCAGTGTGCGGCAGGCACCAGGGGATGAGGGTGTTGAACTGCCTGGCGGTGGGGTCACAGGCCTTGCCAGCTTTTACACAGGAACAGACCCCACGCTTGGCGCCAGTGCTGCTGCGGCCATTCTTCCTGTCATGGAAGGCGTAGTGCAGCTTCTTGGTCCTGGTGCCATTTGTCAGCCGCACTTCTATATTGGGCAGGTCACGCCAATCTGATCCTGGGACCAGTGGAATGTTCTGCATGCGGGCAACCACCAATGGGCTCATATTCTTGCAGATATGGTCCCTGAGGATGGGCTGGTAGTGTGAGCCCCGCAGCTGCCTCTGGAACCAGGACTGTGGCTCTCCTTTGTAGGAGATCTCAGGTGCCGATGCTCCATTTTGGATCTCAGGGAGGTCAGACATGGTATCCCGCACCGTGATGGGTCGGAAGGGGCCTGAAGTCAGCCTGGTAATGTTGCTAACAAACTTCTGGCTATCCACCATAACGCTCAGCTGGCAGGCACGGGGTGCAAACACATGTAGAGgctctggaaacagaggcagctTCTCTCCTGGGGCTGCAGCCAAAATGATGGCCCGCCTCCGTTTCTGGGCCACACCATAATGTCCAGCCTGCAGCACACCAAAGGTGCATTGGTAGCCCATACGGACTAGGCAGCGCAGTGTGAGCTTTAGCACCATGGACTTCTTGAAGGACACGAAGTTCCTGACATTCTCCAAGAGGAAGAAACGTGGCCTGTAGTAGTCACAGTAGCTGAGGAAGGAGACCACTAGCGAGTTTTTGAACTCGGAGTAAGTACCGGAGGTGAAACGGTTCATGCCGCTGAAACCCTGGCAGGGTGGTCCACCACACAACATCTCCACATCGCCCTTCTGGGGGAACTTCTGGCCTAGAGAGTTGGTCATCTGGCCAGCCATGACCAGCTTAAGCAGCACATTGCAGTCCTCTGTGAACACCGTGGAGCCAGGGTTGTTCAGCCGAAATGCCTGGGCTGCCAGGTCCAACATCTCAATGGCCCACAGTGTCTCTGAGATGCCTGCTTGGTGGAATCCTTCTGATAACCCTCCACAGCCAGAAAACACATCCAGGGTCCGCAGCTTAGGCAACTGCATGGTTGTCTCGGGCTCTCTGGGCTCTGACACCTGACACCGtgcctcctcttttccttctcccttccctttccctttgtCCCCAGGGTTGCGGGTATGGTCTGGAGGGTTTTCGAAGCGTTTGCTCTTGGAATTGTAGGCCTCAAGGAAGTAGAAGCGGTCAGGGCCCCCCTGTGAGTACTCCTGGATGCTCTCAGGCAGGTCCTCCCCATACTCCACAGTGCAGCGGCCTTGCACGTCCCTGAAGTCCACCACAGCTTCCTCGTCACTCCAGTACAGCAGGTTGATGTCTGAATGGTAGCTCGCCAGCGTAGCTCTGTGGGTGTTCTCAGGCCTGTAGAACTTGTTGACCCTGATCTTGATGTCTTTCTCATTAACCTTGCCATTCTCCTTGCCACAATGAATTGCTTTTATCCGACCGATGCGATAGGGCTCGGGAACATACAGGTTGCTTTCTTTGGTGTACTCCGAACACTTGCGGTAACGCTCAGGGTACACGTTCTCATCCACAGGCTCCTTCTTTGAGTGTTTCACGGGGAGAGCTGGCTTGATGTTGAAGGTAAAGGCCTCAGGAGGCAGGTACACACTGTCACCTACTCGGTAGACAACACCATTCTTGGTGATAGAACTGCAGTAGATCCGGCCACCCACCTCATCAAGTTGCTCCAGGACCTTAGGTATTTCTTTACGTCGCAGCTCACCGAGTCGGATACAAGAGAGACAGAACTTATGTTTGTTCTCCTCTGTCGGCTGGGTCTTTGGAGGGGATTCAAATCTTGCGTGTTTCTTGTTGTACCAGAACTGGTAGAAATAGGTCTTTCCATCATCCTCAGTCTCTGGCTGTGTGGTCTCAGGATCCATGCCTCCCTCCATGGCCCAGTTTTCCGAGGGTGCTCTGTAGATGACTTTGACCTTGCTGTGGATGTAAGAAAGTTCCATGTTTTCGCAGTGGTCCTCCAGGAACAGCTCCAGGGGGTCAGAGGTGGCTCCA is drawn from Onychomys torridus chromosome 6, mOncTor1.1, whole genome shotgun sequence and contains these coding sequences:
- the LOC118586170 gene encoding LOW QUALITY PROTEIN: DNA (cytosine-5)-methyltransferase 1-like (The sequence of the model RefSeq protein was modified relative to this genomic sequence to represent the inferred CDS: inserted 1 base in 1 codon; substituted 2 bases at 2 genomic stop codons), yielding MSSRRLKDLERDGLTEKEXMKEKLNLLHEFLQREESQLCGLETTLHEEELSEEGYLAQVKSFLNKDLSLENGTLSLTXKANSRPANRKPAGQARQXEMADLKQPSKLGPRRSKSDSETSSEASSSSMATRRATRQTTITSHFVKGPTKRKPKEESEERISDESVAGKDQDKRRRVTGTVEPESGTPGTQLCQEEQGEQELDRRLRSQTRVRTPRQRLREEPGREARLGTPKEMGVDEEAKDKRRLRPRSQPKDLATKRRAKEELEDLTPETPEDREEEEREEKRQRTTSREPSEKRAARTKSTTNPKTDLPWCSQCGQCLDDPNLKYQQHPLDAVDEFQMLICERLSIHNSDSSEEPIDSSPLRKVTCFSVYCSRGHLCPIDTGLIEKDIKLYFSGCAKAIDDDDPSVEGTWGSPDGVNCTNLGPINEWWITGFDEDENVVIGFTTFYAEYVLMEPSPDYAPIFAPVLEKVNISKTVIEFLQHNPHGVYEDLINKIETTVPPPATDLNQFTEDSLLQYAQFVVNQVESYDDARDSDEPALLLTPCMRALIKLAKVTLGQRQGENRLKRSKKKRKEPTKATTTKLVYQIFENFFPEQIEKDAKAKKENAFKHRRCGICEVCQQPDCGKCKACKGMVKFGGTGRSKQACSKRKCPNLAVKEAEEDEKVDDYIPEVLSPKKMDQGKKKKQSNHHISWLGEPVKIEEKRSYYQKVCIDEETLEVGDCISVLPEDSSKPLYLARVTALWQDKDRQMFHAHWFCAGIDTVLGATSDPLELFLEDHCENMELSYIHSKVKVIYRAPSENWAMEGGMDPETTQPETEDDGKTYFYQFWYNKKHARFESPPKTQPTEENKHKFCLSCIRLGELRRKEIPKVLEQLDEVGGRIYCSSITKNGVVYRVGDSVYLPPEAFTFNIKPALPVKHSKKEPVDENVYPERYRKCSEYTKESNLYVPEPYRIGRIKAIHCGKENGKVNEKDIKIRVNKFYRPENTHRATLASYHSDINLLYWSDEEAVVDFRDVQGRCTVEYGEDLPESIQEYSQGGPDRFYFLEAYNSKSKRFENPPDHTRNPGDKGKGKGEGKEEARCQVSEPREPETTMQLPKLRTLDVFSGCGGLSEGFHQAGISETLWAIEMLDLAAQAFRLNNPGSTVFTEDCNVLLKLVMAGQMTNSLGQKFPQKGDVEMLCGGPPCQGFSGMNRFTSGTYSEFKNSLVVSFLSYCDYYRPRFFLLENVRNFVSFKKSMVLKLTLRCLVRMGYQCTFGVLQAGHYGVAQKRRRAIILAAAPGEKLPLFPEPLHVFAPRACQLSVMVDSQKFVSNITRLTSGPFRPITVRDTMSDLPEIQNGASAPEISYKGEPQSWFQRQLRGSHYQPILRDHICKNMSPLVVARMQNIPLVPGSDWRDLPNIEVRLTNGTRTKKLHYAFHDRKNGRSSTGAKRGVCSCVKAGKACDPTARQFNTLIPWCLPHTGNRQNHWAGLYGRLEWDGFFGTTITNPEPMGKQGRVLHPEQHRVVSVRECARSQGFPDTYRFFGNILARHRQVGNAVPPPLAKAIGLEIKLCMLAKAQEPGAAAAQVHETKKMN